From Pseudarthrobacter equi, a single genomic window includes:
- a CDS encoding M23 family metallopeptidase encodes MQTPRGRRRAAGPAATPRAVEAVQAAETSRPRDLHRDARRRRGPFRQITEFASASGIGQKAGIALAATGLVLTVTVPVTSPVMATDASGTGAVAASSVTPQPAISAEAGAQIDFSRSAVVTQADPDGKLKQLLSAQSAGSVSRAASAGTLGAPLATMTTASPFGYRVSPITGGTGDFHRGQDYVAQCGTSVMAAATGTVTFVGWHQYGGGNRVVVDHGNGLETTYNHLSSFNVKEGQTVSRGDVIALSGTTGASTGCHLHFEVQVNGEVVDPTGWL; translated from the coding sequence ATGCAGACCCCCCGGGGCCGCCGCCGCGCGGCGGGCCCCGCTGCTACGCCGCGTGCTGTCGAAGCCGTCCAGGCTGCCGAGACCTCGCGCCCCCGCGATCTCCACCGTGACGCGCGCCGCCGTCGGGGTCCGTTCCGCCAGATAACGGAATTCGCCTCGGCCAGCGGTATCGGCCAGAAGGCCGGCATCGCGCTTGCCGCCACCGGCCTGGTGCTTACCGTTACCGTCCCCGTGACCAGTCCCGTCATGGCAACTGACGCCAGCGGAACCGGTGCCGTTGCCGCCTCATCTGTGACGCCACAGCCCGCGATTTCCGCGGAAGCAGGCGCCCAGATCGACTTCAGCCGCTCCGCCGTGGTCACCCAGGCGGACCCTGACGGCAAGCTCAAGCAGCTGCTCAGCGCCCAGTCCGCAGGATCGGTCTCCCGGGCTGCATCCGCCGGTACCCTGGGGGCCCCGCTGGCCACCATGACCACGGCGTCGCCGTTCGGCTACCGCGTCAGCCCCATCACCGGCGGCACCGGCGACTTTCACCGCGGGCAGGACTATGTTGCCCAGTGCGGTACCTCCGTGATGGCTGCCGCCACCGGAACCGTGACTTTTGTGGGCTGGCACCAGTACGGCGGCGGCAACAGGGTGGTGGTGGACCACGGCAACGGCCTGGAGACCACCTACAACCACCTGTCGTCGTTCAACGTGAAGGAGGGCCAAACCGTCTCCCGGGGCGACGTCATTGCCCTCAGCGGGACCACCGGCGCCTCCACGGGCTGCCACCTCCACTTTGAAGTCCAGGTCAACGGTGAGGTCGTCGACCCCACCGGCTGGCTCTAG